The Hippopotamus amphibius kiboko isolate mHipAmp2 chromosome 3, mHipAmp2.hap2, whole genome shotgun sequence genomic interval cataccatgttcttggagtggaagaatcaacattgtgaaaatgactatactacccaaagcaatttatctttgacaaagcagcttatctttgacaaaggaggcaagaatatacagtatggtactggcacaaaaatagaaaggaagttcaaaggaacagaatggagaactcagaggtaagcccaagcacatatgggcaccttatatttgacaaaggaggcaagaatatacaatggaaaaaaagacagcctcgtcagtaagtggtgctgggaaaattggacagctacatgttaaaaaatgaaattagaacacttcctaacactgtacacaaaaataaactcaaaatggcttaaaaagctaaatgtaaggccagacactataaaattcttcgaggaaaacataggcagaacactctatgacatacatcaaagcaagatcctttttgacccaccttctagaagaatggaaataaaatcaaaaataaatgggacctaatgaaacaaaaacttttgcacagcaaaagaaaccataaacaagacaagaaggcaaccctcagaatgggagaaaatatttgccaatgaagcaactgacaaaggattaatctccaaagtatacaagcagctcatgcagcttaaaaccaaaaaagcaaataacccaatccacaaatgggcggaagacctaaatagacatttctccaaagaagacatgcagatggccaacaaacacatgaaaagatgctcaacatcactaatcattagagacacgcaagtcaaagccacaatgagggatcacctcacaccggtcagaatggccatcctcaaaaaatccagaaaccataaatgctggagagggtgtggagaaaagggaacttttctgctctgttggtgggaatgtaaattgatacagccactatggaaaactgtttggaggttccttaaaaaactaaaaatagaactaccatatgacccagcaatcccacttctgggcacataccctgagaaaaccataatccaaaaagaaatgtgtaccataatgttcattgcagcactatttacaataaccaggacatggaagcaacctaaatgcccatcagcagaggaatggctcaagaagatgtggcacatatatacaatggcatagtactcagccataaaaaggaatgaaactgagttatttgtattgaggtgggtagacctagagtctgtcatacagagtgaagtaagccagaaagagaaaaacaaataccatatgctaactcatatatatagaatctaaaaaaatggtgctgatgaacccagtgatggggcaagcataaagatgcagatatagagaatggacttgaggacatggggtggcaGAGGCCAAGGTGAagccaggacaaagtgagagtagcattgacgtatatgcactaccaaatgtaaaatagatagctagtgggaagctgctgcataacacagggagatcaactcgatgatgggtaatgccttagagggcccaGACGGGGCAggttggggggagtcgcgggagggaggggatatggggatatatgtatgaatacagctgatttactctgtcgtacagcaaaaactggcacaacagtgtaaagcaattatattccaataaagagctcaaaaaaatgGCTTTCTTACTCTGAACCCTGACAGAGTTGTAAATTGGTATAGAAAAACTTTACGAAAAATTATTGGGTAAAACTATGAAATGCAGAATCATAATTCAATACAATACcattaataattaaaagaaagtgtaaatgacatttatatttttaacgcATGCTAATGTATATACttaaattcatgtatttatttatgaaaagctaaataaatacataaaaagtatCTAGAAGGATTCCAAAACGATGATTACCCCCAGGGTTGAAAATGACTAAAGAAACTTTAGCCTGATCTATAAAGGGTTTATTCTTTTCACCAGGATAATGTGTTAATACATTGCTTATATAactaaacaattttaaatatccttgttgaaatgaaataaaacttttttttgatgTGTATCTGAGTAGAGGAAAAAACAGGAATTGGCAATAACACACAGGTTCTCAGGGAGTTAGGGCCAAATTAATAtcagctaaaaataaattctatttgttGGCTTTGTAGAACTTTCCAGGATGAGATGATGGCTGGATGACAATAAGCACAAAATCCATGAGAACACAGTGCATTGTCTCACAAAGGTGTGAGCTAATTTTTAAAGGACAGTGGGAGTTTACCAGGAAAAAATGTCATAGAAGGGTATTTTAGACAAGGAGTACACCATTTGAAAAGCCCAGGATAGCATGTTTCAGAAGTCTGAAGTAATAGTGTGATTGGAGCACAGGTTATATGCACGGGCACAATGGGAGAAAGAGCAGAGACGCATGGAGCAGCCAGATCCTAATAGTGCATTTCAGTTTCATTCAGGTAGACAGGATTATTACTTCCATTGAACTAGCCACAGGTCCAGGAACgcagagacagaaaggagctcTTGAGAAACTCACAGTCTAGTAGGATATTcagatgcaaaaataaataatgtttacatCTTGTAGAAAGCGCAATGACAGGTATATGCCTAGGGCAACATGGAACACCAGACTGGGGATGTCAGGAAAGGCTTTGTGGTAAGAGGTAACACCTGAGCTATGTCTTGACTCATGATTAGGAAGAGTGAGTCAAGTTTTTTATGGATTTGcaaatcataataaaaagtttaggCTTTATTTTCTAAGGGTGTTGAGACCAGGGGTGGAGTAGATTTTAAGCAGAAGAAAGTTGCTCCTAGATTCCCTGATTATTAAGACATTGTCTTTGCTCTGATCATGGCTTGGTTTGATGCCCTTTAATCCCGTCTCGTTCATCAAATGACTGGGAAGGAAAATATGGGGACAATCTCTCATTACCCTGGCTAGTGATTTCTCccttgttgcatttttttttttaataaatgagataAGTCTGACTTAAAGAGTATAAATCTATGAAACCAAAGATAGTTATTTAATGAAATTCTTGTATAATATATCCTcctatatttaattaaaataaagttttgtttattCAACCATGTGTATCAATTGtgacaaattttaaatgaagataattaaatttattgaggaAACAACATAAGAAAGCACagtagaattattttattttcacaaataagCATAATTGTAAAGAAAACAACATATAATATAGAGTTGTCTTTTCTGGAATCCTTTAACCACTATAAACTGCAAATCTAAAATGTGATTGACATGTCAAAAATAGCTTCTTCTGAAACTTCCTCTTGCTTTGAAATCgtgaaaaatgaaaaccagtAACAAACCTTATTTACCTCAAACACTAGCAAGCCGTAGTTAAGGCATTTAACGTAATATCTGGCACAATGGCAAGAAAGCGAGTTTGTAATGTCTTGGAATAGAAATTGTGCTCAAGTTGTATCATCTGgtgaagatttcttttaaaagtgtaaatGAGGAATAGTTACATTCAGTGGTGTGCTAGTAAGTATTTAACAACCAGGTCTCAGGGCCAGGGGCTAGGAGCTAATTTATAGCACTgaccaatttccatggtgtaaatattcacagcatgaccaatttcaagctaccCACATGATATCACTGAACATGGATTTGGGAAGGGTGAGCAGTAGCATTCTATTGTATTTATCTTTACCACACAGATACAATAGAAGTAAATAACCTCAAGATCATAAATACTAGTAAAATGTAGTGAAGTAATTAGAACATGATGAGTTTTGGGTATTTAGCACCCTTAATTTTCAACTAAGGTGTGTTTCACAACTGTCTAACACTATTTCTGAACTTTTAACATTCAACTCATACTAattcaaattttaacatttaactcAATTTAGCAGTGCAAATTTAGCTTAAGCATACCACTGCTGTAATTTCACATATTAAAATCTGCAACAGTTTCACAAgtttgaatatttgaaaagacATAGATTCCATAGGGAATACttacatgaaataaaacatttaaaagcaaaagatACAGTACATCAGGAGAGAGTGCAGGCAAGCATTGGGAGACCAAGAGATATATAGGTGCAAACCCCCACAGTCcttattcacacacatacacattttgtcTCCAGATTGAACTACCCAAATCTATCAGCTTCAAGAGAGCTCAGGGCTGAAGTTCCCAGCAGAATGTTGGATCAGTAAACAAACTGGCCCAGGGGTTTCCAGAAAAGTTTCAGACTTTAAACCTCAAATAAATCCCACCAAACTTATTTCAGCCAAGATTCAAAGTCAAATATCCAGGCATTGCCAGAGGTAGGGATAGAGCTTTCCCAGTCCAGTTGCAAATCCCCTACAAAATccaaaagtgaaaataacaaaGGATAATATTTTAACTATCTATTACCCAGCATGATTATAGGACCTTTTTTCAGGTGTGAAAGACTAAGGAAAGATGAAGAATTCTGTTTTAACGTACTATGTAAATAGCTTATTAGATCCTCAAGTAGAATTTTAGCTATATGACACTGGAGGTCCAGGGACAAGTCAGAGCTGAAGTTAAACATTTGGGAGTTGTCAGCAGATAGCTGGTATTGAAAGTATTGGACTGGATAAGATCATCTAGGTTGTGAGTGTAAGTAGAAAAGAGAGATCTGAGGACTGAACCCTGGGGCACTCCAACATTTAAAGTTTGGGAAGATGTAGAATGTCCAGCaaaagagactgaaaagaaaTAGCTGATAACATAGAAAGATTAccaaaaagtgtattttttttttctggaagccaAGTAAAGAAAGTGTTTTAATAGACGATGATCAACAGTCCTAAATGCTATTGATAGGTTAAGAGGGTTGAGAATTGAGCATTGGAGTTGGCAACATGGAACTTATTGATGACCATGAAAAATGTGGTTTTGGAGGAGTGTCTCAAATCAATATCCTGATTGGAGTGAGTCtgagagaaaatggaaggaaaacaagAGAAAGCAACCTTTGCAGAGTACTGTGGCAGGTAGATGAGgagttgaaaacaaacaaataaacaaacaaacaaacaaacctttgtTTCTATCTGGGAAATTCTATAGAATTACAGTGTTTATGGAAATGATCCAGTTGTGAGGGTAAGTTTGATGATACAGGAAAGATGGGTGACAGTTATAGAAGCAAAGTCCTTGAGGAGAGGATCTTATCACGAGTGGAGAGCTTGGTCTTAGATTGGTGTTAACTCAATGGTCCATCCATTGTAGCAAAAGGAAAGACAGGGAACAATTACAGCTAACCCCTATCTCGCATTTGCTATGTATTTTAAGGTATTACATTTAACTCCTCCAATTCTCCATAACAACACCATGAAGTAGATATTATTCTTATCCCCATGTCCCATCAAGGAAATTGAGACACAGTGAGGTAAAATAATTTGCCTAAGTTCACACATCTGGTAAGTGACAAAGCTAGAATTTGAACACAGACAATTTGGTTCCAGAGTTCATTTACCTCTACTGCTCTTCAAGAAGCAAATAGATTAATTGATTTCTATGGTAAGCACTAATGGAAACTCTCTTCTGattccttctgttttcttggtGGAATAATGAGCAAAATTATCAGTTGAATGTGAGAAAGAAACTGTTGGAATTAAGGAGAGGTAAGAAGTTAtttaagagaatgagagagagttTTTACAAGGAAAGTACAGGAGGATTTTCAGGGAGCACTAAGAATGGATTTGAGGTTTGTGTTCATAATTTTAAAGTGAGACTAGTCAGCATGGTGTATGTTTTTCTCCAGCTACAGTCTGTGACTAAGATCCATGAGCCAGAAAGTTAAAGAATGGGGTGTTACCAAGTTTGTGGTTTTGCCAGGCTAGGAGGTGAATGGAGAAATGGGCAAGGacagtgtgtgtatatgtcatggCTGACCATAACATTGAAGCTCAGTGAGAACAACGTGAAGGCATTTGTGGGTTATGCAAGGAAAGTTCCAATCAATGGAGTAGTTACCAGCGGTCTTTGGACCATTTGACCTATATCTAagactaaataaaaaatataaacttaaagCAATTCTCTATACTTTGCATCATTTTATCTTGTCTTTTCTGGCTCATTTTTCAGTGAAAGAATTCCTTGAATGCATTTATATGAAAGTCTGTGttactcaacaaaatattgacTTATGAGTTAAAAGATCTAGTTTTCATCTGCTGATAGGTTAGAGATGTTTCTATTGTAAATACAATCCTTGGACAAGAAAGATATTATTAATAGTCCTTTATTAATACTAAAACTAGTTGGTTTTAGCTTGCATCACTCCTGTGCTAGGGTTATCACTTATTCAGGTCTATCAGATTTCCCCCTGGAATAAGCCAGAGACACACTGAGATCTatgtgctatggactgaatgcttgtgtcccctcaaaattcatatgttgaaaccttaaTCCCAAATATAATGGTATTTGGAAAtggagtgcttgggaggaaattaggtcatgagggcagagtcctcatgatgagattagtgcccttatatgCTCTCTGTCGTGAGAGGATATATATGAGACAGCCACTTGCAAACCAGGAAGCAGACAGGTACCAGACACACCAGATCTGTTGACATCTAcctcttggacttcctaggctccagaacagtgagaaataaaagtttgttgtttaagccatcaatctatggtaatttgttgtaGCAGCCCAAGTTAAGGCAGAGTGCTTATGAGAttggggaagaaggaaataaGTTCCTACATATCTAGCTTCTGAATTAAgtatttaaagacaaaaagactTTTACACAGCCACTAATACTTCGTATATCTCTTAGTAGCAGGATTATACTAAAAGAGTCTGTCTTCTCTATTTTGAGTTGTGTTATAAGAGGATTCCTTCTGTTATCCTACCTAGATAAGTTCTTGACCTAAGGAAAAGTGTGAATATAAGTTCATTTCTTGCCAAGACAAGAATTGCAACAGGCTTCTAACCCATCTTCCTGCTTCTCACTGTGTAGTCTTCACCCCCTACTCCAGCCCATTCCCATAATTAAAGCTAAAGCAATCTTCTCAGAGCATATATATTAGATCATCTTACTCACTCCTCTACTTAGAAAACTCAAAGGTCTCCCACTGCAGTTAAAATAAAAGccaagggggcttccctggtggggcagtggttaagaatcctcctgcctattcaggggacacgggttcgatccctggttcgggaagatcccgcatgccgtggaacaactaagcccatgtgccacaactactgagcctgtgctctagagcacatgagccacaactgttgagcccacgtgccacaactactgaagcctgtgcgcctggaacagcaaaagaagccactgcaatgaggagcccacctgtgccgcaacaaagagtaatcccaacttgcaactagagaaagcccgcacacagcaacaaagacccaatgcagcctaaataaataagataaaatatagatagataaataaataaataaataaataaataaataaataaataaaagccaaggTCTTCATAAAGCCCTATTTGAGTTGACCCTCAACTACCTCTTCCAAATTCTTTCCTACCATCTCTCACGTACCCACCAGGCTTCAGTCACACTGGCCTTTTTTCTGCTCACACATCCACCTTGCTTATGTCTCTTTCAGGGATTCTGTTGTTCCCTTTGGATTTCTCTTCTCTTGagatattttgtatgttttgccTCTTCATCGTTTAGGTCCAGCTCAAATGCTACTATTTTGAAAAAGTTCTTCAGACTGCCCAATCTCAAGTACTTTTCATCTGCCCAATTATTTTCTATcatattactttttttccctttgcaacaCTTATCAAAATCCAAAATTATCTTACATAAGTGTCTACTGCCTATCTTTATCCACTAAATGCAGCATTCTTGAAAGTTGATACTGTGTCCATACCTGACAATTCCTGGAACACActgggtgttcaataaatatgtgtgggCTACCTGAGAAAGGAGTGGGGAGGAAAAAAGCACCATCTTGTCACACCTGATTATGGATTGGCTTCACATCATTATGCATGTCATTTGAgtcataataataaagaaaaacaaaaataatgtcaCAAACAATTGAAGGAAGAGAAGTTTTAGTTCATTTTAgctgtttttgaaattttaagccactttttttttacttttaggaAATTACAAAAGGTGAATTATTTGCAGAGATACAAAGTCAGCCCTCCGTACAATTGCACATGCACTGTCAGGACAGCTACTGTAATAGGTGCCACACAGTCCACTCCCCTCGAGAACCTCACATTATTTTTGCTACAAGAAAATGCAAACATGACAAAAGAAGGAagtgaagaaaatattatataactAATTGCAACttaaagatcattttaaaattcctGACTAATTTGGATTTAAATTCTATGAGGGAAAACTCCTGTGAGGGTTACAATCTATCAGAGAGGCTGAAGAATGactttaaacaaataattgtTCCTCTTAGTGTTCGTCACTCTGTAAATTGAGAGACTTGGTCTAGCTGAACCTCTGATACCCCCTCTCTACTCCAAGACTATATGATTTTACAGGAAACAAAAACTAcctcaaatataaataaaatatgaatgtaCATTATTTGTCTTACGTATTCCAGTTTAACAAAATGCATGTATAATTTATAGAATCAAAAGTAATTTTGTAGATCCAGCAAATATGTTCTCCTACtaacaaaatgtgtattttgttaaattgtgaaaaaaataaattaaggttATTCTGAATATAATGTAAGATAAATCAGAACTAggctattaataaaaatattttggcctttcttttttttcttcctgtttcctatATTAGTTAAACagatatataaatgaatggatagtatttacataaaataaaacattaatcaaGACAATTATGCATTTGTACCTAAGAAAATGATTGGTATACCAACaatcaaatgaaaaaattttgaagCAATGGATAAGAATActctatagatttttttgttgttgttccattCCAAAGCTACTTCTCTTTCAGAGTCCAGTCTTGGAGGTAATCCAGTCACGATAAGCAGTCACTCGAGTATAGACACGTGGTTTATTCTTTTCACGGCATCCTTCACCCCAGCTTACTATTCCAACAAGATGCCAGATATTCCTAGAGTTGGGGTAAGCTAGTGGTCCACCAGAATCATTctagatgaaaaagagaaaaaaaaatgtttcttgtcCTGAAACATTTCTTTCTATCTCGCCTCTGGAGTTGTCAATAGCCCTTAGGCAGTGAAGACAATCCACCTCTTTGGGCTTAGAACTGTGGGACTCTTGAGTTTCTTCAAAACCCAGGGTAACTACAAACCAGAATATATTGACTACAGctggattggattggattggataGGGAAGACTCAGTTGACTTTGTAATGAGTCCAACCTTAACTATGGAGAAAGTGACTCAGAGGCTCCATGATGAGGAATGGATGACACGTGCACATGTAAAACCTCCTGCTACATCTCTGGATAAGGAAGAGGCAGCATTCTAGGTCTGCAGGTTGCCCAGAAAATAGggacacatttattttattaccttGTAACTATGGATTCCTAGACTGAAaattccatgagagcagggattgTGTTCACCACTGCATCTCCAGCTTCTGAGCTGGGGTCTGGTACATAAATGAgattaatacatatttgttatgTGCATTGAAATAAGAAGCTACTCTGTGAAAATCATTAAGTCAAAAAAACTGTAACTTCCATTGGATTAGTAGTTGGGAAAAAATGATTTGATGATGTATCTAGAAGTACCTGACAGGCATCAGCTTCTCCTGACATAAATCCAGCACACAGCATTGTATCAGACACCAAGCCAGATAATGCATGCGAAGCATTGCAAACTCTGTTACCAATAATCTTCAAAAAGGCCTGCTGAAGTATCACTGGAAGAGGACCTAAGGGCAATAAATTCTGTGTATCATGGAGATCTTAACCTTGTTTGTTGAGACAAAGAACATCTATGGAACAAAGCAGATTCTTTCGGTCACCAAGAGCCAGACCAGTCCAAGGCCAGACTGGTTTCTTTGTAATGTTTATTATATCTGGCTGCCTTGCACATAAATTCCAAATTTTCCAATTCTTATTCCCAGAGATATTTcagaaattgaagacaatgcCATGCTTTTGGTCCCAtcactttgtttccatttcagtaTGTTAATGGACTGGTTAATTGTGTGAAAAAGTGattgatggattgattgattgattaaataATTATTCCTATGAAGCTATTacatatttacagaaaaacttaGCATTCATATAAAGTGTTCCCCATCCTGTAACTATAACACTGTCATTTTCTGGGAGCTTCATTTTGGCTTCAGGAAGGCAAATCCTACGAACATACTTTGTAAAAGAGACTTCTTCAGCAAGCTGCACAAGGGCGATATCATCATGAACCCTGGCCCGCCtataattttcatgaaaaataatgttttggaCTTTCGTGTCATATACGGTTTATTTACTACAGTTCCAAAGTTGACCGCCCAatcttctgaattattttttctggaggacacaattaaattaaaatacactCAGTTTGGCAGCCAAAACGGTATTCACAGTGGTTATAACTTTAAGGTATGAGTTTCCCAAACAACACTATAAAGCacttaaattcttatttaaaaaatgtctttgatgTGGGGATGTCATAAATGTTGCAAACACGTAAAAATAGTGCTAAGGAACCTATTAGAGCTGTCAGCCTTCTACAAATCCTCCTAACTAGAGTCACTGATGCCTCCTGTACTTCCGCCCTGTCTGGTTTCTACGCATTTAAGTCGGGTAGAAATCATACGAGCAGCCTCAATGAATGGGGTCCAGAATCACTCGTACTGCCATATACCCTGGGCTCTAAGAGACTGCGGTAGGCTCTGGGTGGCCGTCTGCATacataaaaaattacaatttgttCTCATCCAATCACCCCATTATATTTATCAAGTCAATGCATCTTGGCTTCTAATTTAGATCTTCTGACCAGTTTTTCCAGTTCCCCTGAGGTTCTTTCTCATTTCAGGCCCTAACATCCTATTTAACTATTGTCACCTTCCTCAAAATgtcaggagactttttttttttaaggtttaaagAACTTCATGTAACTGTGACCCTCGTCAatccttctcccattctgaaaTCTCCAGTGACTACACACTCAATAGCTGTGCTTCTTCAGTAAGTAAGCGTCTTGTCATTTAGAGGTGTGCCCAATGAATAAAACTACATTTTCTAAGCATATTTTCTAGTGTTTCCTTTTACAAATCTTATCTACTTCAAATAGTTCTTTTTGTTTGCCGTCCACAGAATACAACTTGTGTTGCTCCGTCTCAATACATTTGAATAAGGCTATTTTTCCAACTTGAAATGCATATTATTCTTTCTGATATACCTACCCCAATCAATCAAATCTTATATCTTTAGAGTCTAGATCAAATCTTACAGCTGCATACTTTGGCTAGATTATGTTCTCTTTCTTCATCAAGTTTCCATAGCACATACTATCCATGTTGTACGTGTGACACTTACTACACAGTGCTGCTTTATACCTTTAATACATCACACTTAAATTTCTTCAACTAGATTGTAAACCCCCAGAGGACAAGACCTTGTAACTGGAGTCAGACATACCTAAGGTAACACCCAGTTTCTGTTATTTAAGAGTTGTAAGATCTTGGTCAAGTTACATTACATTTCTAAAccctagttttctcatctttaaatagGTTAAAGTATACCTTTCATATCGAATTATCATTatgattaaacaaaataatttaagaaaagcaCTTAACATCAGGCCAAAGCCCCTATTTGGAAAATGTTAATTGCTTCCATTCACTTTTCTCTTAGTTGCCCAATATTAAATGTCTTTGCTGCCCTTCAATTATGCAAGTGGTTGTAAATTTCACATGGTCTTGGTGAACTTCACACATTTAGGTTAATCCCCACAGACCTCCCAAATAGGCCTGCATCCAGAATCCTGCATTTAGTCAGACTTTCGAACTTACTTAGCAAAGCAGTGAGCTGCAGATAGAAGCCACCTGCTGCTGATCAGAGAGGCACCACAGTGGTGTTGGCCTTTCCACTGCATGCTTGCCTGCCATGGCCAGATCCCTGCCAGGGCATTTTTCCCATTCACAATTCTGTTGCCTGCTGTGATACTATTGAGCAGTCATCTCCCACAACTTGAAAAAGGGATTTATTTATACAAGAGCAGGTATCTTGATTATACTTTATAAGAAATACGTTTTACATTACCTGAAACCCTCCGATGATTGTCCAGCATCTCCTAACCAATATTGTTTCTTTCCTGGAATGTACTCTTATCACAGTAGCCCACTCCATCCTTGTTTGGGTGActtttacttttcctcttttccagttcAGGCATCTTTCAACTCTTGACATTTGTTGTATCTATCTGTTATAATTCTAGTCTCCCCAAGTAGATCACGTAATTCTTGAAGGTGGAGACTTTGCTTCATTAATGTCTATATCTTGCATAGCATATGCAATGCTGTCTGTAAAGCCCCATGTAGGCAACAGATAGTCCAAAAATATCTACTGAAGGAATGAATACATGGATGTATCATGTTGTAGGCCACATGATACTCTAAAGAGAATTAGCTTAAAAGATACAGAACTATTATTCACcttgtaataaatatatttgatatagcctagttttgcattttcttattatCCTAAGTTGTCctgttttccttcacttttttaaaaactaattcagACATGATGTATTTCATGATTCCATCCTTTGGAAAACTTTTGGACAATCCATTATAAATGGTCagtgtttttcaaaaagaaatgccAGATAAATATGTGGTATAtccaataattttgaaaaactacTATAGATTTCCAACATGAGGTGTTTCTAGATACCTTTTAGCAAAATGATGAGGAACTTTTTGTGAATATGTTAAATTTATAATAAAGCTTCTAAACTTACAGTTGTTGGTAAGCATTTCAGCATTAGCCTTGCtgatttctgaaattaaaacataaaaacataaagttgATAAAATatcaccaagcaattctcttcaACCCGAGGACTAAATTGTCCTAACCCAATTACTCCCAACATTTAACTATTCAGACTAGTTAATGTATTGTTTACCAACCC includes:
- the TMPRSS11B gene encoding LOW QUALITY PROTEIN: transmembrane protease serine 11B (The sequence of the model RefSeq protein was modified relative to this genomic sequence to represent the inferred CDS: inserted 2 bases in 2 codons; substituted 1 base at 1 genomic stop codon), producing the protein MKYDISSQRRSLPLWMTILIFLGAMAILGVTIGLLLHFLAVGKTYYYQGDFHIPGVTYNDNCEKVVSQASTDLSKDMEIKMSNAFXNSSVYKEYINSQDIKLLPHPNGSSVQLQLTFKFPPAQKNSMGIKIEAILHQMLKDNMESWNAVPTSIKLIEISKANAEMLTNNCNCGRXLLNSITAGNRIVNGKNALAGIWPWQASMQWKGQHHCGASLISSRWLLSAAHCFAKKNNSEDWAVNFGTVVNKPYMTRKXQNIIFHENYRRARVHDDIALVQLAEEVSFTKYVRRICLPEAKMKLPENDSVIVTGWGTLYMNAKFFCPLPVILQQAFLKIIGNRVCNASHALSGLVSDTMLCAGFMSGEADACQNDSGGPLAYPNSRNIWHLVGIVSWGEGCREKNKPRVYTRVTAYRDWITSKTGL